A portion of the Emcibacter nanhaiensis genome contains these proteins:
- a CDS encoding efflux RND transporter permease subunit produces MAAQKLSRFVVRFPVWFIAGILLVSSLLGYFAWSGLSLKVVLEEMLPVGRTNVQLIQKFGTQFGGANTTLIALENENGTIYDREFLENYMKISDEIYFHPETIRHLVQSLSLRKTKAVTGSGGRIQIDALMWGRAPDTDEKMQLFRRNVKAQYQGFLVSDDERSAMIVADFKDGADYEQLVNFIDDIRVAAAEDGIKVYAVGRPILLGIIYRALDKTLLILAISVLFVAAILYVYFQNLIGVCVPIISATMATFWGLGAMGYVHYNLDPLLILLPAFIFAIVLSHSVQFISRVFEEFSEHHHMRDAVQHGLAKLMFPSMAAIVTDAAGFTVLVLVGIPSIQALAVICTIWLLAIGPSLIFSAALLCLLPRPGKYRTGIHLVERVWSAMNLEKHAFAVTVAGLLALGGGLWGSGYLTIGDATGSPILWPGDQYNRDNEALNKSFSGLGTDLMQVYIEGGDNTMLDPEVYHRIEALDRHVYETVPQARPAQSLVPVIKKINSVLYEGDPSYEIVPETTEEIGFNIYLFRSKGEPGDFAAYTNPEWQIGNITIPLKDHSGQTVDKVIAEVAGFLGKQPALGNGAKFLFAGGQIGIAKAVNDEIRASNNTVLIAIVLVITFCVFVLYRSVSVSLVLIASLAAANFITYSFMAFKGIGLSLNTLPLTALGVGLGVDYGIYMLDRIREEARVHDRHFEAVRGAIRTSGNAIFVTAMTMVLPLIPWFLFSALRFQAEMGLLLGMVLFLNMIGALVFVPAAVLYLKPKAIFGDPESGNFKEKKSSEIETSMMNDSFQHQNTGS; encoded by the coding sequence ATGGCTGCACAGAAACTGTCCCGTTTTGTCGTTCGTTTCCCGGTTTGGTTCATTGCTGGAATTCTGCTGGTCTCATCCCTGTTGGGCTATTTTGCCTGGTCCGGGCTCTCGCTGAAGGTTGTCCTGGAGGAAATGCTGCCTGTCGGGCGCACGAATGTCCAGCTGATCCAGAAATTCGGCACCCAATTCGGCGGTGCCAATACCACCCTGATTGCCCTGGAAAATGAAAACGGCACCATTTATGACAGGGAATTTCTGGAAAATTATATGAAGATTTCCGATGAGATTTACTTTCATCCGGAAACCATTCGCCATCTCGTTCAGTCTCTGTCGCTGAGGAAGACCAAGGCGGTAACCGGGTCTGGGGGACGTATCCAGATTGATGCCTTGATGTGGGGTCGGGCGCCTGATACGGATGAGAAAATGCAGCTTTTCCGTAGAAACGTGAAAGCGCAATATCAGGGTTTCCTTGTTTCCGATGACGAACGCTCCGCCATGATCGTTGCCGACTTCAAGGATGGCGCCGATTATGAGCAGCTCGTCAATTTCATCGATGACATCCGGGTAGCGGCGGCAGAGGACGGTATCAAGGTTTATGCCGTGGGCCGTCCGATCCTGCTCGGCATCATCTACAGGGCCCTGGACAAAACGCTCCTCATACTTGCCATATCCGTTCTGTTTGTTGCGGCGATTCTGTATGTCTATTTCCAGAATTTGATCGGGGTTTGCGTGCCCATCATCAGCGCAACCATGGCGACATTCTGGGGGCTTGGGGCAATGGGGTATGTGCATTACAATCTTGATCCGTTACTCATTTTGTTGCCGGCATTTATCTTTGCCATTGTCCTGTCTCACAGTGTCCAGTTTATTTCACGGGTGTTCGAGGAGTTTTCCGAACATCACCATATGCGCGATGCAGTCCAGCATGGTCTGGCAAAACTGATGTTCCCGAGCATGGCCGCCATTGTCACCGATGCGGCCGGTTTTACGGTTCTGGTCCTTGTGGGGATTCCGAGCATTCAGGCCCTGGCGGTAATTTGTACGATCTGGCTTCTTGCCATCGGTCCGTCGCTGATCTTTTCTGCGGCCCTGCTCTGCCTGCTGCCGCGGCCCGGCAAATACCGGACTGGCATCCATCTGGTGGAGCGGGTCTGGTCTGCAATGAATCTTGAAAAGCACGCCTTTGCAGTGACGGTTGCTGGACTGCTGGCCCTGGGCGGCGGCCTGTGGGGGTCGGGATATCTGACAATCGGTGATGCCACGGGAAGCCCGATATTGTGGCCCGGGGATCAGTATAACCGCGACAATGAAGCGTTGAACAAAAGTTTCTCCGGCCTTGGAACAGACCTGATGCAGGTCTATATCGAGGGAGGCGACAACACCATGCTTGATCCTGAAGTCTATCATCGAATAGAGGCTCTGGATCGCCATGTCTATGAAACCGTCCCCCAGGCCCGGCCCGCCCAGAGCCTGGTGCCTGTAATCAAGAAAATCAACAGCGTCCTGTACGAGGGCGACCCGAGCTATGAAATTGTTCCGGAAACAACCGAGGAAATAGGGTTCAATATTTACCTGTTCCGTTCAAAGGGCGAGCCGGGGGATTTTGCTGCCTATACCAATCCGGAGTGGCAGATCGGAAATATTACCATTCCGCTTAAGGACCACTCCGGCCAGACAGTGGACAAGGTTATTGCCGAGGTTGCCGGTTTTCTCGGGAAACAGCCGGCGCTTGGGAATGGTGCCAAATTCCTGTTTGCCGGCGGTCAGATTGGCATTGCCAAGGCTGTGAATGATGAAATCAGAGCCTCTAACAATACTGTTCTTATTGCCATTGTCCTTGTCATTACCTTCTGCGTTTTCGTTCTGTATCGCTCGGTTTCAGTAAGTCTGGTCCTGATAGCGAGCTTGGCGGCGGCCAATTTCATTACCTACAGCTTCATGGCTTTCAAGGGGATCGGGCTTAGCCTCAACACACTTCCCCTGACAGCCCTGGGAGTGGGGCTCGGGGTGGATTACGGCATCTATATGCTGGATCGCATCCGGGAGGAGGCCCGCGTACATGACCGCCACTTTGAAGCAGTGCGCGGGGCCATCAGAACATCCGGGAACGCCATCTTTGTTACTGCCATGACCATGGTTCTGCCGCTTATTCCATGGTTCCTGTTTTCGGCCCTGCGATTCCAGGCCGAAATGGGGTTGTTGCTGGGTATGGTGCTGTTTCTGAATATGATCGGGGCGCTGGTTTTTGTCCCCGCCGCCGTTCTTTACCTCAAACCGAAAGCAATCTTCGGTGATCCTGAAAGCGGAAATTTCAAAGAAAAAAAGTCGTCAGAAATTGAAACATCAATGATGAACGACAGCTTTCAGCATCAAAACACAGGGAGTTGA